The following proteins are co-located in the Calliphora vicina chromosome 2, idCalVici1.1, whole genome shotgun sequence genome:
- the LOC135950785 gene encoding synaptic vesicle glycoprotein 2A-like, whose amino-acid sequence MKLTDDQHSGSISRSMEKLNMPDTENECGDLPQKLQSARINSLWDYEDILEILGFGKTQWLLLLISGLLTMTSMAAVLSVGIIGIASQCEFDISQKERGIMMAACVTGIVLSTYIWGCMSDVLGRRTVLIWSMFISNILQFVSMFVTNIWLYNVINLIMGISLGGILGAMYPYLSEFNTAKYRAIVINYSTMFVSVTVMYVPAISWLVLSYNWSFEITESFTFRPWRLIILFSMLPGFIGALMLLPFPESPKLLLAHDKQEEALKALYWISKFNCGKNLDTVLKTSEIYLKPVELADVHLLQMGTGFTVLSNIWKATVPLFYKPHGTNVIIAVIALLSIMFCSSGMQVWFPEIVNRLAGGSVWGNSSTLCEILDESYRGDHLNVTNEEGVISDICDDTISTKTYINNMILGLVFLIGFSLQGLLLRPVGRKNLLIGNLAVGALCGILLHVVSNSTIILILLCLSILLPGLAVSIMCGGIVDLVPTHFRGKTVSLGFTLGRIGTIVATNLIAVMLEPYCAGIFGIITCVLIVCVGIVYYLPI is encoded by the exons atgaaactaACCGATGATCAACACTCAGGATCCATAAGCAGATCtatggaaaaattaaatatgcctGATACAGAGAATGAATGTGGCGATTTACCACAAAAGCTGCAAAGTGCTAGGATTAATAGTTTATGGGATTATGAAGACATTTTGGAAATACTGG GTTTTGGCAAAACCCAATGGTTACTTTTACTAATTAGTGGCCTTTTAACTATGACTTCAATGGCTGCCGTATTGTCGGTGGGTATAATAGGCATAGCATCACAGTGTGAATTTGATATTTCACAGAAAGAAAGGGGTATAATGATGGCAGCTTGTGTAACAG GTATAGTTCTGTCCACCTACATCTGGGGCTGTATGAGTGATGTCTTGGGTAGACGTACGGTTTTAATATGGTCCATGTTCATTTcgaacattttacaatttgtatcAATGTTTGTAACTAATATATGGCTATATAATGTCATTAATCTCATTATGGGAATCAg TTTAGGTGGCATATTAGGCGCTATGTATCCCTATCTCAGTGAATTCAACACAGCTAAATATAGAGCTATAGTCATAAATTATTCTACCATGTTTGTTAGTGTAACAGTTATGTATGTACCAG cCATTTCCTGGTTAGTGCTCTCCTACAATTGGTCATTTGAAATAACTGAATCATTTACCTTTAGACCCTGGCGTTTGATCATACTCTTTAGTATGCTGCCTGGTTTTATTGGCGCTCTAATGTTGCTACCGTTTCCCGAAAGTCCCAAGCTTTTGTTGGCCCATGACAAGCAAGAAGAAGCTTTGAAGGCTCTTTATTggatttcaaaattcaattgcGGTAAAAATCTGGATACTGTTCTAAAAActtctgaaatttatttaaaaccagTAGAATTGGCTGATGTTCATCTACTTCAAATGGGTACTGGTTTCACCGTACTCTCCAATATTTGGAAAGCAACGGTGCCCTTATTTTACAAACCTCATGGTACGAATGTAATAATTGCTGTTATAGCCCTTTTAAGCATAATGTTTTGTTCAAGTGGCATGCAAGTATGGTTTCCCGAAATAGTCAATCGCTTAGCTGGTGGTTCAGTGTGGGGAAATAGTTCCACGCTGTGTGAAATTTTAGATGAATCATATCGTGGTGATCATTTGAATGTAACAAATGAAGAGGGTGTAATAAGTgat ATATGTGATGATACCATCTCCACTAAAACCTACATCAATAATATGATTCTGGGTTTGGTCTTTCTTATAGGATTCTCCCTACAAGGGCTGTTGCTAAGACCTGTGGGTAGGAAAAATCTTTTAATTGGTAACTTGGCTGTTGGGGCTTTATGTGGAATTTTGTTGCATGTTGTCTCTAACTCAACAATAATATTAATACTACTTTGTTTATCGATTTTGCTGCCGGGTTTGGCAGTGTCAATTATGTGTGGCGGCATAGTCGATTTAGTGCCAACACATTTCAG AGGTAAAACCGTCAGTTTGGGTTTCACTTTGGGTCGTATAGGCACTATAGTGGCCACAAATTTAATAGCTGTCATGTTGGAGCCCTATTGTGCGGGTATTTTTGGCATAATTACCTGTGTACTTATTG TTTGTGTTGGCATCGTTTACTATTTGCCGATTtag
- the LOC135950786 gene encoding uncharacterized protein LOC135950786 yields MFVGGAIMYVPAISWLVLSYNWSFEITESFTFRPWRLIILFSMLPGFIGALMLLPLPESPKLLLAHDKQEEALKALSWISEFNCGQNLETVLKTSEIYLKPEELADADLLEMDTGFTILSKIWKATVPLFYKPHGMNVIIAVIALLSSMFCASGMQVWFPEIVNRITGGSVWGSSSTLCEILDKSYRSDRLNVTNEEGVISDLCDDTISTETYINNMILGLALLIGFCIQGLLLGPLGRKNILIVNIAVGALCGILLLVVSNSTIILILLILSILVPDLSVTIICSGIVDLVPTHFRGKAVSLGFTLGRIGTIVATNLIGAMLQHCCVGVFGLITCVNFGKKNGSNEMKLSNDQHSRSISRSVEKLNMANTKNECGDLPQKESASVKSLWDYEDIFEILAGDSVRGNSSTLCEILDASYRSDCLNVSNEEAVISDICDDTISTETYINNMILGLAFLIGFCIQGLLLGPLCSKNVLIGNLAVGALCGILLHVVSNTTIILLLSYQSYVAA; encoded by the exons ATGTTTGTTGGTGGAGCAATTATGTATGTACCAg CCATTTCCTGGCTAGTGCTCTCCTACAATTGGTCATTTGAAATAACTGAATCATTTACCTTTAGACCCTGGCGTTTGATCATACTCTTTAGTATGCTGCCTGGTTTTATTGGCGCTCTAATGTTGCTACCCCTTCCCGAAAGTCCCAAGCTTTTGTTGGCCCATGACAAACAAGAGGAAGCCTTAAAGGCCCTTTCTTGGATTTCAGAATTCAATTGCGGTCAAAATCTAGAGACTGTACTGAAAActtctgaaatttatttaaaaccagAAGAATTGGCTGATGCGGATCTACTTGAAATGGATACCGGGTTCACCATACTCTCCAAGATTTGGAAGGCTACGGTGCCCTTATTTTATAAACCTCATGGTATGAATGTAATAATTGCTGTTATAGCTCTTTTAAGCTCCATGTTTTGTGCAAGTGGCATGCAAGTATGGTTTCCCGAAATAGTCAATCGCATAACTGGTGGTTCGGTGTGGGGAAGTAGTTCCactttgtgtgaaattttggaTAAATCATATCGTAGTGATCGTTTGAATGTAACAAATGAAGAGGGAGTAATAAGTGat CTTTGTGATGATACCATCTCCACTGAAACCTACATCAATAATATGATCTTGGGTTTAGCTCTTCTAATAGGATTCTGCATACAAGGCCTGTTGCTAGGACCTTTgggtagaaaaaatattttaattgttaacATAGCTGTTGGAGCTTTATGTGGAATTTTGCTGCTTGTTGTCTCTAACTcaacaataatattaatattacttATTTTATCTATTCTGGTGCCGGATTTGTCGGTGACAATCATATGTAGCGGCATAGTTGATTTAGTGCCAACACATTTCAG GGGCAAAGCTGTGAGTTTGGGTTTTACTTTGGGTCGCATAGGTACTATAGTGGCCACAAATTTAATAGGTGCCATGTTGCAGCACTGTTGTGTGGGCGTTTTTGGCTTAATTACCTGTGTAAATTTTGGCAA AAAGAACGGCTCAAATGAAATGAAGCTATCTAATGATCAACACTCACGATCTATAAGCAGATCtgtggaaaaattaaatatggcCAATACAAAGAATGAATGTGGCGATTTACCACAAAAGGAGAGTGCTAGTGTTAAGAGTTTATGGGATTATGAAGACATTTTTGAAATACTGG CTGGTGATTCGGTGCGGGGAAATAGTTCCACGCTGTGTGAAATTTTAGATGCATCATATCGTAGTGATTGTTTGAATGTATCAAATGAAGAGGCTGTAATAAGTgat ATTTGTGATGACACCATCTCCACTGAAACCTACATCAATAATATGATATTGGGTTTAGCCTTTCTAATCGGATTCTGCATACAAGGCCTATTGCTAGGACCATTGTGtagcaaaaatgttttaattggtAACTTAGCTGTTGGGGCTTTATGTGGAATCTTGTTGCATGTTGTCTCTAACACAACAATAATATTATTACTATCATATCAATCATATGTAGCGGCATAG